The Chaetodon auriga isolate fChaAug3 chromosome 3, fChaAug3.hap1, whole genome shotgun sequence genome has a window encoding:
- the fam163ab gene encoding protein FAM163A yields MTAGTVVITGGILATVILLCIIAVLCYCRLQYYCCKKNGSDSASISQQHFACNACSVSGLDGSIVTPLSMSPPEPPRSSDPTKPKGGQRSYCPTCSPYDSPFYIRTTDEMRNGGERITYMPTHYENQALAMPLPTVRGSLLREAQRGRPPDFYTNTRAISTEV; encoded by the exons ATGACAGCTGGAACTGTTGTCATAACCGGAGGAATACTGGCCACAGTGATACTTCTTTGTATCATAGCTGTGCTCTGTTACTGTAGACTCCAG TACTACTGCTGTAAGAAGAATGGGTCTGACAGCGCCTCCATCTCCCAGCAACACTTTGCCTGCAATGCCTGCAGTGTTTCCGGCCTGGACGGGTCAATCGTCACCCCACTGTCCATGTCACCACCAGAGCCGCCCAGATCCTCCGACCCCACCAAACCCAAAGGGGGGCAACGCAGTTACTGCCCCACCTGCTCGCCCTATGACTCACCCTTCTACATCCGTACCACTGATGAGATGCGCAACGGTGGCGAACGCATCACCTACATGCCCACACACTATGAGAACCAGGCGCTGGCGATGCCACTGCCCACCGTCCGAGGCTCCCTGCTGAGGGAGGCCCAGCGAGGCCGGCCTCCCGATTTCTACACCAACACCCGAGCCATCAGCACCGAGGTGTGA